The DNA window TGAGATTGATGCCGATCACTTCGGCAGCGAGTTCGTCTTCGCGAACGGCCTCGATCGCGCGGCCGATGCGGGAGCCTCGAATTTGGAAACACAGAAACAGCGCCAGGAATGCAACGGCCCAGACAACCGGCAAAGTGGTGTAGGTTGGAATGCCGCCGAGGCCGGATGCCGCGCCGGTCGGCTCGAAGTTGAGAAAGAACACGCGAACGATTTCGCCAAATCCCATCGTCATGATGATGAGATAGACACCCTTGATCCGCAGCGTGGGGATGCCGACGATCAAGCCGACCATGCCGGCCATCAGCCCGCCGCACAAGAGAGCGATGCCGAACGGCCACGCCGCCACCGCAGTGAGGTAGCCGGACGTATAGGCGCCGATCGCCATGAAGCCGCCCTGACCGAGTGACAGCAGACCCGCAGAGACCGGAAGATACAGGCTCAGCGCCAGGACGACGTTGATGCCGGTGAAGATCAGGACCGACTCGATATACGGATCGAGCATCTTACCCCTCGACGTGGTCGGTGGTGCCGAAGATGCCGCGTGGGCGTAGCAGCAGCACGGCGATAATGACGAAGAATGCAAAAGCATCGCGGTAGGACGATGACAGGTACGCCACGCTCATCACCTCGACGATGCCGATCACGAGACCACCGAACATCGCGCCGTATACATTGCCAAGGCCGCCGAGCAGCATCGCCGCGAGGCCCTTGATGCCGATATCGACGCCCATATAGGGCGAAATCGAATTGAACGACATGCCCACCAGCACGCCGGCGACACCCGCCAGGGCGGAGGCGATGGCGAATGTGAGAATGATAATGCGATCGCTGCGGATGCCGAGCGTGTGCGAGATCATCGTGCTTTCGGCGGTGGCGCGCATCGCCATGCCAACGCGCGTCAAGGTGATGAACAGATGCAGCGCGAACATCAGGCCGAGCGAGACGAACAGAATGACAAGCTGAACGGATGTCAGCGTGACCGCGCCGAGATGCCAGACATAACTTTCCATCTGGACGGGAAAGCCGACCTGCTCGCCGCCGAACGCCCGTGTCGCGAGCTCTTGCAGAACGACGCCGACACCGATCGTGCTGATCATCGGCGCGAGGAAATGCCCCTTGCGTGCCTTGATCGGCTTGATCGCGAGGAGGTAGACCAGCACGCCGAGCACCGCTGACGCCGCTGCGGCGGCCGCGATCGCCGTTGTGACACCGCCACCGGCCAGCAGAACCACCTGTAATCCGACGAAAGCGCCGATCATGAAGACCTCGCCATGGGCGAGATGCACCAAGTGCAGCACACCGAACACCAGCGTGTAGCCGATGGCGACCAGCGAATAGGTGCTGCCCAGCATTACGCCATTCACAATCTGCTGGATCAACATCATCGTTGGAGGCCTCGGCGCTTCCGTGTTGGGTGGATTACATAATTTATACAATTATGATGATTGAATAATTCTCGTCAATGTATATAAAACGTCTTCAGACAGAGGAGGCTGTATGGCAGAGATCGTTTTTGCGGCCGGTGCGCCGCATGCGCCCGCTATCGT is part of the Bradyrhizobium canariense genome and encodes:
- a CDS encoding branched-chain amino acid ABC transporter permease, giving the protein MLDPYIESVLIFTGINVVLALSLYLPVSAGLLSLGQGGFMAIGAYTSGYLTAVAAWPFGIALLCGGLMAGMVGLIVGIPTLRIKGVYLIIMTMGFGEIVRVFFLNFEPTGAASGLGGIPTYTTLPVVWAVAFLALFLCFQIRGSRIGRAIEAVREDELAAEVIGINLTRIKVSIFGLGAFVAGIGGGLFAHYATFIDPSQFSYARSAEIFMMVVLGGMGNFIGAAVGAIVVTVLPELLRIGDAQEWRMTVFGALLVLIMIVRPWGLLGVRR
- a CDS encoding branched-chain amino acid ABC transporter permease, with product MMLIQQIVNGVMLGSTYSLVAIGYTLVFGVLHLVHLAHGEVFMIGAFVGLQVVLLAGGGVTTAIAAAAAASAVLGVLVYLLAIKPIKARKGHFLAPMISTIGVGVVLQELATRAFGGEQVGFPVQMESYVWHLGAVTLTSVQLVILFVSLGLMFALHLFITLTRVGMAMRATAESTMISHTLGIRSDRIIILTFAIASALAGVAGVLVGMSFNSISPYMGVDIGIKGLAAMLLGGLGNVYGAMFGGLVIGIVEVMSVAYLSSSYRDAFAFFVIIAVLLLRPRGIFGTTDHVEG